From the genome of Hyphomonas adhaerens MHS-3, one region includes:
- a CDS encoding DUF6134 family protein, giving the protein MRNLIHGISALTLALGLAAAGPAAADNMPAEGGLVWTPKDGDVIRFDVRRQGKPFGTHEVRFDVLPDGTIEAHTNVKLRAGFGPIPLYRYDLQATERWQDGRLVELEGEVFKDGSKGSVTAQADGPVIDVDGTGFDGTVPATTIPASHWNVAATQAEKLLSSENGQVIDVSVRPEGREMLDIAGEQVEANKFLLDSDIDVTLWYDDAGRWVKLSFAARGQEIDYVLEAPYWRDRG; this is encoded by the coding sequence ATGCGAAACCTCATTCATGGAATCTCTGCGCTGACGCTTGCCCTCGGACTGGCAGCTGCCGGGCCCGCAGCAGCGGACAATATGCCCGCTGAGGGCGGCCTTGTCTGGACGCCAAAGGACGGGGATGTGATCCGTTTCGACGTCCGCCGTCAGGGCAAGCCCTTTGGCACGCACGAAGTGCGGTTCGATGTTTTGCCTGACGGGACGATCGAAGCACACACGAATGTGAAGTTGCGTGCCGGCTTCGGCCCCATACCGCTCTACCGGTACGACCTGCAGGCGACCGAGCGCTGGCAGGATGGCCGGCTGGTCGAACTTGAGGGCGAGGTTTTCAAGGACGGCAGCAAGGGATCGGTCACCGCTCAGGCGGACGGACCCGTCATCGACGTTGATGGAACCGGTTTTGACGGCACTGTGCCGGCGACCACAATCCCGGCCAGCCATTGGAACGTTGCCGCGACGCAGGCCGAGAAGCTTCTTTCCTCTGAAAATGGCCAGGTGATTGACGTCTCAGTCCGCCCGGAAGGGCGCGAGATGCTGGATATCGCTGGCGAGCAGGTCGAAGCGAACAAATTTCTGCTCGATTCCGATATCGACGTGACCCTCTGGTACGACGATGCCGGGCGATGGGTGAAACTGTCGTTTGCAGCTCGCGGCCAGGAAATCGACTATGTCCTTGAAGCGCCTTACTGGCGCGATCGGGGATAG
- a CDS encoding putative bifunctional diguanylate cyclase/phosphodiesterase — protein sequence MSGFVKSIAVPEKHAASLRARQLDMVRRITFVMILANLLNAGIVVTCFLGTASSDLLYIWGAAILVSSTVSVGTQFFNPRDMDPMDGRSQTALDNFTRGALLNGMLWGAVPFIVMHAAAPQGQMILGVIMAGMMFAGTFLMARTPAAAISFLLPVGAGVVAAMQFQNGQTYPIIAVLTLAYIGVLILAVSWSYKQFVEQHLSECAVKEQSQLIGLLLRDFEESTSDWLWQTNAEGHLQDIPLVFEGVQEADGIMRKGEPLLDLFVTGEAHHVLKTSLMRRQGFRDLALQVKTQEGGQECWWSVTGKPIFESGRFRGFRGVATDITQSKEIEDRIAYMAHYDGLTGLPNRITMQEHLEKAARLAIHPKTNRALVWLDLDNFKWVNDTLGHPAGDELLRQVSGRLTGICEDEDVVSRISGDEFALIIERPDQEKLESFLDDLVERLSEPYDIWGSTANCSASIGVRLFDTFTQDVRVLLKHADLALYQAKKLGKGNWCMFSDELDERARARQQIETDLHRALDNDELRVFFQPVVDAVTMEVTGFETLLRWEHPKRGLVYPGEFIEHAEDIGLITRIGDWVIRAAMSEARRLPDHIGISVNISPLQIHSQSLMPTIMQAIAANNIAPNRLELEITESVLMSDSEFTLQRLHQIKSIGVRIALDDFGTGFSSLSYLRSFPFDKIKIDKSFVSDLESRADNRAIAVATLELARSLGMTCTAEGVETGFQSDFLRENGCDNLQGFFISRAQPLDKLTHLIELKEFPGADAEPASRPKLRVVEPDEAPARAAKVS from the coding sequence TTGAGCGGATTCGTGAAGAGCATCGCTGTTCCTGAAAAACACGCAGCCAGCCTGCGTGCGAGACAGCTGGACATGGTCCGCCGGATCACATTCGTGATGATTCTGGCAAACCTCCTGAATGCCGGCATTGTGGTGACCTGCTTTCTCGGGACGGCGTCCAGCGACCTTCTCTACATCTGGGGCGCGGCGATTCTCGTATCGAGTACCGTGTCCGTCGGAACGCAATTCTTCAATCCGCGTGACATGGACCCGATGGATGGGCGGTCGCAGACCGCACTCGACAATTTTACCCGGGGCGCATTGCTGAACGGCATGCTCTGGGGCGCCGTGCCCTTTATCGTGATGCACGCCGCTGCACCGCAGGGGCAGATGATCCTTGGCGTCATAATGGCCGGCATGATGTTCGCCGGCACATTCCTGATGGCGCGGACGCCCGCTGCGGCGATTTCTTTCCTGCTGCCGGTCGGGGCAGGCGTGGTCGCGGCCATGCAATTCCAGAACGGCCAGACCTACCCGATCATTGCGGTCCTCACGCTGGCCTATATCGGCGTGCTCATTCTGGCCGTCAGCTGGTCGTACAAGCAGTTCGTCGAACAGCATCTCAGCGAGTGCGCCGTGAAGGAGCAGTCTCAGCTGATCGGTCTTTTGCTGCGCGATTTCGAGGAGAGCACGTCGGACTGGCTGTGGCAGACCAATGCCGAGGGTCACCTGCAGGACATTCCACTGGTTTTTGAAGGCGTGCAGGAAGCCGACGGCATCATGCGCAAGGGCGAGCCGCTGCTTGACCTCTTCGTGACGGGGGAAGCGCATCATGTGCTCAAGACGAGCCTGATGCGCCGTCAGGGATTCCGCGACCTGGCCCTTCAGGTGAAGACACAGGAAGGCGGACAGGAATGCTGGTGGTCTGTCACCGGCAAGCCGATTTTCGAATCCGGCCGGTTCCGCGGCTTTCGCGGCGTGGCGACCGACATCACCCAGTCGAAAGAGATCGAGGACCGCATCGCCTACATGGCCCACTATGACGGTCTCACCGGCCTGCCAAACCGGATCACCATGCAGGAGCATCTGGAAAAGGCGGCACGCCTCGCCATCCACCCGAAAACCAACCGGGCGCTCGTCTGGCTGGATCTCGACAATTTCAAATGGGTCAACGACACGCTCGGCCATCCGGCCGGTGACGAGCTGCTGCGTCAGGTGTCAGGCCGCTTGACCGGGATTTGCGAAGACGAGGACGTTGTCTCCCGCATCAGCGGCGACGAGTTTGCCCTGATCATCGAACGTCCCGACCAGGAAAAGCTGGAAAGCTTTCTGGACGATCTGGTTGAGCGCCTGTCCGAGCCCTACGATATCTGGGGCTCTACGGCGAACTGCTCTGCCTCGATCGGGGTGCGCCTGTTTGATACCTTCACCCAGGATGTGCGCGTCCTGCTGAAACATGCCGACCTGGCGCTGTACCAGGCCAAGAAGCTGGGCAAGGGCAATTGGTGCATGTTCTCCGACGAACTCGACGAGCGGGCACGCGCGCGCCAGCAGATCGAGACGGACCTGCACCGTGCGCTCGACAATGACGAATTGCGTGTCTTCTTCCAGCCAGTGGTCGATGCAGTAACGATGGAGGTGACCGGCTTCGAGACCCTGCTTCGCTGGGAACATCCGAAGCGCGGCCTGGTCTATCCCGGCGAGTTTATCGAACATGCCGAAGATATCGGCCTGATCACGCGGATCGGCGACTGGGTCATCCGCGCAGCCATGTCCGAAGCACGTCGGCTGCCAGACCACATCGGCATTTCGGTCAATATCTCGCCACTCCAGATCCATTCTCAGAGCCTGATGCCGACAATCATGCAGGCCATCGCCGCGAACAATATCGCGCCCAACCGGCTGGAGCTGGAGATAACGGAAAGCGTGCTGATGTCGGATTCCGAGTTCACGCTTCAGCGGCTGCACCAGATCAAGTCGATTGGTGTACGGATTGCGCTGGACGACTTCGGTACCGGCTTTTCATCGCTGAGCTATCTGCGCAGCTTCCCGTTCGACAAGATCAAGATCGACAAGAGCTTCGTGTCGGATCTTGAAAGCCGCGCCGACAACCGCGCCATTGCGGTCGCGACGCTGGAGCTCGCCCGCTCTCTCGGCATGACCTGCACGGCGGAAGGCGTCGAGACGGGGTTCCAGTCGGATTTCCTGCGTGAAAACGGCTGCGACAATCTCCAGGGCTTCTTCATCAGCCGGGCCCAGCCGCTCGACAAGCTGACCCATCTGATTGAGCTGAAAGAATTCCCGGGCGCTGACGCGGAACCTGCCTCCCGGCCGAAACTCCGGGTCGTTGAACCGGACGAAGCGCCGGCCCGCGCAGCCAAGGTTTCCTGA
- a CDS encoding efflux RND transporter periplasmic adaptor subunit, which produces MAVTRTLLLSAAFAAFSLSAVAEVMTVEESVVMDYRPAVARIEAADSATARSRLQGVVSRLSIDEGDVVDAGDLVAVVTDATIAPSISALASRIEGLQAQIRQAEEDLTRNEALFEQGFFPKARLDEQRTNLDVLQRNLSSARSERNALGARQAEGRILAPADAKVTSVNVVEGSVVSPGEVIASFATVNGVVRLSLPERHAAQISEGETFALRLPTRGDDVRTATIVKVYPELRNGELIADATVPGGLDALVGERVDVLAPVGERRAILVPKDYVSTRYGVDFVRVQVGERFVDAPIALAAPLADTEGKYEVLTGLKPGDKIEKPE; this is translated from the coding sequence ATGGCCGTTACTAGAACGCTCCTGCTCAGCGCGGCCTTCGCGGCCTTTTCTCTGTCGGCGGTCGCGGAAGTCATGACCGTCGAGGAATCGGTGGTGATGGACTACCGCCCGGCGGTCGCCCGGATCGAGGCGGCTGACTCTGCCACGGCCCGCTCACGGCTTCAGGGGGTCGTCTCCCGCCTGTCGATCGATGAGGGCGATGTCGTCGATGCGGGCGATCTCGTCGCCGTCGTGACCGACGCCACCATCGCGCCCAGCATTTCCGCGCTGGCCTCACGCATCGAAGGCCTTCAGGCCCAGATCCGTCAGGCAGAGGAAGACCTCACCCGCAACGAAGCGCTTTTCGAGCAGGGCTTTTTCCCGAAAGCGCGCCTCGACGAACAGCGTACCAATCTGGATGTGCTGCAACGCAACCTCTCCTCCGCCAGATCAGAGCGCAATGCGCTTGGCGCCCGCCAGGCCGAAGGCCGTATCCTGGCCCCGGCGGATGCCAAGGTGACCAGTGTCAATGTCGTGGAAGGATCGGTCGTTTCGCCCGGCGAAGTCATTGCCTCATTTGCGACGGTGAACGGCGTCGTGCGCCTGTCCCTTCCGGAACGCCACGCGGCACAGATCAGTGAAGGCGAGACCTTCGCCCTGCGCCTGCCGACCCGCGGCGACGATGTGCGCACAGCCACGATTGTCAAAGTCTATCCCGAACTGCGCAACGGCGAACTGATCGCCGACGCCACAGTGCCCGGCGGGCTCGACGCGCTGGTCGGTGAACGTGTCGACGTGCTGGCCCCGGTCGGTGAACGCCGCGCGATCCTTGTGCCGAAGGACTATGTCTCCACCCGCTATGGCGTGGACTTCGTCCGTGTCCAGGTGGGCGAACGCTTCGTCGATGCGCCCATCGCGCTCGCTGCACCGCTCGCCGACACCGAAGGCAAATATGAAGTGCTCACCGGCCTGAAACCCGGGGACAAAATCGAAAAGCCGGAGTGA
- a CDS encoding AsmA family protein yields the protein MKRTILILAGVFGLLLVAALTVPFFVPKSVYKAQIEKAATSALNRDVLLTGDVSVSVFPRISASIGGVTVANPDGFSAPNMIEAGELRGSVKWMPLLSRRVEVQELSFVDANVQLEKLADGRTNWDFGASSDAEPAASGDGGGVSASIGKASLKNASLTYTDRAAGTEYALTDLNLDASMQGFDKPLKASADGVFQDQAFDIDLTLDTPEQLQNGSPATVDAKFDSKLATGMFDGSVTLGDAPALDGTFSLDAPNLADVAAFASIELPVNIAPLGAGNMKGSVSGPFDALTIKFDNLDLKSDLLDLGFTGTVALQDSPTVDGQLQASASNTGELLSQMGIEVPAEDALEQVNIAGKVSGPADALSLTGLDIKHTGALLNASYKGEASLAGDGKLNGTIDASSDELRALLKAADVEMPDGDTLKTFSTAGAVSGSFKKLAISNLDFALDDIRATGTAGLDLSGTKPHLSGDLDMGELDLSPFLAAEDQQKKPQQPMEGWSKEPLDLAGLKAVDADLKIKTTTLTLGNVVLKDATVIATLRNGKLNADLPAFNAFGGSWGGKMSLDASAAKPAIALDMTGDSVGVSSLLGTLAGFDKLTGTGAFAVSATSTGTSIDEIMKDLNGQVSTKLNDGAIKGLNVAQLVRSKDSLLQAVTSGQLQGLDFASALSPEAKTDFSSFDTVLSVKNGVANVDLMKLISPVLGIDGTGNINLGGQTLDLRLATSIDKKGEGSGSVVQLNGIPVPIRLSGSWTKPKVTPDLSGVTNQLKQDLTGQLLEGLTGKSGSSGANPLADILGTSTSTSQPETPSTETETTEPAKQQTPEDLAEQAAKEALGNLLFGKKKTEDKPDE from the coding sequence ATGAAGCGCACAATTCTGATTTTGGCCGGTGTTTTCGGCCTCCTCCTCGTTGCAGCCCTCACCGTTCCGTTTTTCGTGCCGAAATCGGTTTACAAGGCGCAAATCGAAAAAGCCGCCACCAGCGCCCTGAACCGGGACGTGCTGCTGACTGGCGATGTCAGCGTCTCGGTGTTCCCCCGCATCTCTGCAAGTATCGGCGGCGTGACGGTGGCGAATCCGGACGGCTTTTCAGCCCCCAACATGATTGAAGCAGGCGAGTTGCGCGGCTCGGTAAAATGGATGCCCCTTCTTTCCCGCCGGGTGGAAGTGCAGGAGCTCTCTTTCGTCGATGCGAATGTCCAGCTGGAGAAGCTGGCCGACGGGCGGACCAATTGGGACTTCGGCGCCAGCAGCGACGCAGAACCGGCCGCCTCCGGCGATGGTGGCGGCGTCAGCGCCAGCATCGGGAAGGCGAGCCTGAAGAACGCATCGCTGACCTATACAGATCGCGCAGCCGGCACCGAATACGCGCTGACTGACCTGAACCTCGATGCCTCCATGCAGGGCTTTGACAAGCCGCTGAAAGCCAGCGCCGATGGCGTGTTCCAGGATCAGGCTTTCGACATCGACCTGACGCTCGACACGCCGGAGCAGCTGCAGAACGGTTCCCCGGCAACGGTGGACGCAAAGTTTGATTCCAAACTTGCGACCGGCATGTTTGACGGGTCCGTCACATTGGGAGACGCCCCGGCCCTCGACGGTACGTTCAGCCTCGACGCCCCGAACCTCGCTGATGTGGCGGCGTTCGCTTCGATCGAACTGCCTGTGAACATTGCCCCGCTCGGCGCCGGAAACATGAAAGGCAGCGTCTCCGGCCCGTTCGACGCGCTGACGATCAAGTTCGATAATCTCGACCTGAAAAGCGATTTGCTGGACCTTGGCTTCACCGGGACCGTTGCGCTGCAGGACAGCCCGACCGTGGACGGCCAGCTTCAGGCGTCCGCCTCGAACACCGGCGAGCTGTTGAGCCAGATGGGAATCGAGGTTCCGGCGGAAGATGCGCTGGAACAGGTCAACATCGCCGGCAAGGTAAGCGGGCCAGCAGATGCCCTGTCCCTGACCGGCCTCGACATCAAACATACAGGCGCCTTGCTGAACGCATCTTACAAAGGCGAAGCCTCGCTCGCCGGTGACGGCAAACTCAACGGCACCATCGACGCTTCCAGCGATGAACTGCGCGCGCTCCTGAAAGCTGCTGACGTGGAAATGCCGGACGGCGATACGCTGAAGACATTCTCGACCGCAGGTGCCGTTTCGGGATCGTTCAAGAAGCTCGCCATCTCGAATCTCGATTTCGCGCTCGACGATATCCGCGCCACCGGCACGGCAGGGCTCGACCTTTCGGGCACCAAGCCGCACCTGTCAGGTGACCTCGACATGGGCGAGCTGGACCTGTCGCCTTTCCTCGCCGCCGAAGACCAGCAGAAGAAGCCGCAACAGCCGATGGAAGGCTGGAGCAAGGAGCCGCTGGACCTCGCTGGCCTGAAAGCCGTCGATGCGGACCTGAAGATCAAGACGACCACGCTGACGCTCGGAAATGTCGTGCTGAAGGATGCAACTGTGATTGCCACCCTTCGGAACGGAAAGCTGAACGCCGACCTTCCTGCCTTCAATGCTTTTGGCGGCAGCTGGGGCGGCAAGATGAGCCTCGACGCCTCTGCCGCCAAGCCTGCTATCGCTCTGGACATGACAGGCGACAGCGTCGGTGTTTCATCCCTGCTGGGCACTCTGGCCGGCTTCGACAAGCTGACCGGGACCGGCGCGTTCGCCGTGTCGGCAACGTCCACCGGCACATCGATCGACGAGATCATGAAGGACCTCAATGGTCAGGTCAGCACCAAGCTGAATGATGGCGCCATCAAGGGCCTGAATGTTGCCCAGCTGGTGCGCAGCAAGGACTCGCTGTTGCAAGCCGTGACGTCCGGCCAGCTGCAGGGCCTCGACTTTGCCTCCGCCTTGTCTCCGGAAGCTAAGACCGACTTCTCCAGCTTCGACACCGTCCTCTCGGTCAAGAATGGCGTCGCGAATGTGGATCTGATGAAACTCATCAGCCCCGTGCTGGGTATCGATGGCACCGGCAATATCAATCTCGGCGGCCAGACGCTGGACCTGCGCCTCGCCACCAGCATCGACAAGAAGGGAGAAGGCTCCGGCAGCGTCGTTCAGCTGAACGGCATTCCTGTGCCGATCCGCCTGTCCGGTAGCTGGACCAAGCCAAAAGTGACGCCGGACTTGTCGGGCGTAACCAACCAGCTGAAACAGGACCTGACCGGCCAGCTTCTGGAAGGCCTTACCGGGAAATCCGGCAGCAGCGGCGCCAATCCGTTGGCAGACATTCTCGGCACATCGACCAGTACCAGTCAGCCTGAGACACCTTCCACCGAAACGGAAACCACAGAGCCAGCCAAACAGCAAACACCGGAAGACCTTGCGGAACAAGCCGCCAAGGAGGCGCTGGGTAACCTTCTGTTTGGCAAGAAGAAGACCGAGGACAAGCCGGACGAATAG
- a CDS encoding ArsR/SmtB family transcription factor: MAARKKAANDAYAVVSDSIHEASEVMKAMSSETRLKILCALSEGGEMPVGELANLTEQSHSAVSQHLAKLRAANLVESRRDAQTIYYRCSGGVGRALINTLCDYYR; this comes from the coding sequence ATGGCTGCCAGAAAGAAAGCCGCCAACGACGCCTATGCAGTGGTTTCGGACAGCATTCACGAAGCGTCCGAAGTCATGAAGGCCATGTCGAGTGAAACGCGGCTGAAGATCCTCTGCGCCCTCAGCGAAGGCGGCGAGATGCCCGTGGGCGAACTCGCCAATCTGACCGAGCAATCGCACTCTGCCGTCTCTCAGCACCTGGCCAAGCTGCGGGCGGCGAACCTGGTGGAATCCCGGCGGGATGCGCAGACGATCTACTATCGCTGTAGCGGTGGCGTGGGGCGCGCCCTGATCAATACGCTCTGCGATTACTACCGCTGA
- a CDS encoding efflux RND transporter permease subunit, with protein sequence MKPDVSGSITRATIRSPLTPLFLLTALAVGLVALLSIPREEEPQISVPMVDMIVQAPGLKAPDVVEQVTEPLENIIKAIPDVEHVYSQSRDDGAMVTARFNVGTDADDAILRVHEKIRANMDRIPPDVPMPLVVGRGINDVSIVTLTLSPEEWTGDVWTDTTLRMLAEELQSELIKIDDVGLTTIIGGRPLELRVEPDIQAMAAYGVPLQTLVQSVGQAAAAMPVGSARQDGDTLLVQAGDRIDAVGELERLEIPGADGRTVYLSDVATIRVAGAESDSRVWTLDRREDGEGFAARPAVTLSLAKRPGANAVNVAEAILHRVDLLKGGLIPDGVRVEVTRDYGETANHKANELLFHLGLATISIVILIAFAIGWREALVTLIVIPTTILLTLFASLMMGYTINRVSLFALIFSIGILVDDAIVIIENIARHWAMKDGRSRVKAAVDAVSEVGNPTIIATLTVIAALLPMMFVSGLMGPYMAPIPANASAAMLFSFFVAVGVAPWLMMKIAGKAPLHGHGASGEEDHLEGAEATRLGAFYRKVAGPIISSRKNSWVFLLAVGVTTLASLSLFYFKVVPVKLLPFDNKSEIQVVVDLPEGASVEDTERALFALADAIRDVDEVETIQAYAGTAAPFNFNGLVRHYFLRMSPELGDLQVNLSEKSHRKRASHPIALDIRARLLALPMPEGTSVKVVEVPPGPPVLSTLLAEIYGPTPEARRETAAIVEQFFKDTDFIVDVDNSIGDPAPRLTVSVDEPRAADYGVQQQDILDTIALTFTGQTVGVSPRSEGRDPLDIRIRLPKSERNWSQEVATIPVPARLAGPNAPPVELGALVDVSEEFGSPVIFRRDGYFADMVMGELAGRFEAPIYGMFEIQDKVKSFDWAAAGLTAPAVRMYGQPADDTQPTLLWDGEWEITYVTFRDMGAAFAVALLAIYILVVGQFGTFRVPLIILTPVPLTLIGIMIGHWLFGAAFTATSMIGFIALAGIIVRNSILLVDFIRHLEDGKTPLKDVLLHAGAIRFKPILLTALAAMIGAAVILTDPIFQGLAISLLFGLASSTALTVLVIPAIYVALRGPDWLPEKRGTEPADTAGTGQEVHS encoded by the coding sequence ATGAAACCGGACGTCTCGGGTTCCATTACACGCGCGACCATCCGGTCGCCGCTGACCCCGCTCTTCCTGCTGACAGCGCTCGCCGTCGGCCTTGTCGCGTTGCTTTCCATCCCGCGGGAGGAAGAGCCGCAGATTTCCGTGCCCATGGTCGACATGATCGTGCAGGCGCCGGGGCTGAAAGCGCCGGACGTGGTGGAACAGGTCACCGAGCCCCTGGAAAACATCATCAAGGCCATTCCGGACGTCGAGCATGTCTACTCGCAGAGCCGGGACGATGGCGCGATGGTCACGGCCCGTTTCAATGTTGGCACCGATGCCGATGACGCCATCCTGCGCGTGCACGAAAAGATCCGCGCGAACATGGACCGAATCCCTCCCGATGTGCCGATGCCGCTGGTCGTGGGCCGGGGGATCAATGACGTCTCCATCGTCACACTGACCCTGTCGCCGGAGGAATGGACCGGGGACGTCTGGACAGACACCACTCTGCGCATGCTCGCAGAGGAGTTGCAGTCCGAACTCATCAAGATCGACGATGTCGGCCTGACCACGATCATCGGCGGGCGCCCGCTGGAACTGCGGGTCGAGCCGGACATTCAGGCCATGGCGGCCTATGGCGTGCCACTGCAGACACTGGTCCAGTCCGTCGGGCAGGCTGCGGCTGCAATGCCGGTCGGCTCTGCCCGCCAGGATGGCGACACATTACTCGTCCAGGCAGGTGACCGGATTGATGCGGTCGGCGAACTGGAACGCCTTGAAATTCCGGGCGCCGATGGCCGCACGGTTTACCTCTCCGATGTCGCCACGATCCGCGTTGCCGGCGCAGAAAGCGACTCCCGCGTCTGGACGCTCGACCGGCGCGAAGACGGCGAAGGCTTTGCCGCCCGCCCGGCCGTGACCCTCTCGCTCGCCAAGCGTCCCGGCGCAAACGCGGTGAACGTGGCTGAGGCGATCCTGCACCGGGTCGACCTTTTGAAAGGCGGCCTGATCCCGGACGGCGTACGCGTCGAGGTGACCCGCGACTATGGCGAGACAGCGAACCACAAGGCCAATGAACTCCTGTTCCACCTCGGCCTCGCGACAATCTCCATCGTGATCCTGATCGCCTTTGCGATTGGCTGGCGCGAAGCGCTGGTGACGCTGATTGTGATCCCGACAACCATCCTGCTGACGCTCTTTGCGTCGCTGATGATGGGGTACACGATCAACCGTGTGTCCCTGTTCGCGCTGATCTTCTCCATCGGCATCCTGGTGGATGATGCGATTGTCATCATCGAGAACATTGCCCGTCACTGGGCCATGAAGGATGGCCGCTCCCGCGTGAAAGCTGCCGTCGATGCGGTTTCGGAAGTTGGCAACCCGACCATTATTGCAACGCTGACCGTGATCGCGGCACTGTTGCCGATGATGTTCGTGTCCGGACTGATGGGCCCCTATATGGCGCCAATCCCCGCGAATGCGTCGGCCGCCATGCTGTTCTCCTTCTTCGTCGCCGTCGGTGTTGCGCCGTGGCTGATGATGAAGATTGCCGGCAAGGCCCCGCTGCACGGCCATGGTGCCAGCGGTGAGGAAGATCACCTCGAAGGGGCCGAAGCGACGCGTCTCGGCGCGTTCTACAGGAAAGTCGCCGGGCCGATTATCTCTTCGCGCAAGAACTCCTGGGTCTTCCTGCTCGCTGTCGGCGTGACGACGCTTGCCTCGCTCAGCCTGTTCTATTTCAAGGTTGTGCCGGTGAAACTGCTGCCGTTCGACAACAAGTCGGAAATCCAGGTCGTGGTCGACCTGCCGGAAGGCGCCTCGGTCGAAGACACGGAACGCGCGCTGTTTGCGCTCGCCGATGCGATCCGCGACGTGGACGAGGTGGAGACCATTCAGGCCTATGCCGGAACGGCGGCCCCCTTCAACTTCAACGGCCTCGTGCGCCACTACTTCCTGCGCATGTCGCCGGAACTGGGCGACCTGCAGGTGAACCTGTCCGAGAAGTCACACCGCAAACGGGCAAGCCACCCGATTGCGCTGGACATTCGTGCGCGTCTGCTGGCCCTGCCGATGCCGGAAGGCACCAGCGTGAAAGTCGTCGAGGTTCCGCCCGGACCGCCGGTGCTGTCCACGCTGCTGGCGGAGATCTACGGCCCGACGCCGGAAGCCCGCCGCGAGACGGCCGCGATTGTCGAGCAATTCTTCAAGGACACGGACTTCATCGTCGACGTCGACAATTCCATCGGCGATCCGGCCCCGCGCCTGACCGTCTCCGTGGATGAGCCACGCGCTGCCGATTATGGCGTCCAGCAACAGGACATCCTCGATACGATCGCCCTCACCTTTACGGGCCAGACCGTGGGCGTCAGCCCGCGCAGCGAAGGACGTGACCCGCTCGACATCCGCATCCGCCTGCCGAAATCAGAGCGCAACTGGTCTCAGGAGGTTGCCACCATTCCGGTGCCGGCACGCCTGGCCGGGCCGAATGCCCCGCCTGTGGAACTGGGCGCGCTGGTCGATGTTTCGGAGGAATTCGGTTCCCCGGTCATTTTCCGCCGCGACGGCTATTTCGCCGACATGGTGATGGGCGAACTGGCCGGCCGGTTCGAGGCGCCGATCTACGGCATGTTCGAAATCCAGGACAAGGTGAAGAGCTTTGACTGGGCCGCGGCCGGTCTCACCGCCCCGGCTGTGCGCATGTACGGCCAGCCGGCGGACGACACGCAGCCGACCCTGCTCTGGGATGGCGAATGGGAAATCACCTATGTCACCTTCCGTGACATGGGCGCAGCCTTCGCTGTGGCCTTGCTGGCGATCTATATCCTCGTCGTCGGCCAGTTCGGAACGTTCCGGGTGCCCCTGATCATCCTGACGCCGGTTCCGCTGACGTTGATCGGTATCATGATCGGCCACTGGCTGTTCGGCGCGGCCTTCACGGCCACCTCCATGATCGGCTTCATCGCGCTTGCCGGGATTATCGTGCGCAACTCGATCCTGCTGGTGGACTTCATCCGCCATCTCGAAGACGGCAAGACACCGCTCAAGGACGTGCTGCTGCATGCCGGTGCGATCCGCTTCAAGCCGATCCTGCTGACCGCCCTGGCGGCCATGATCGGGGCAGCCGTGATCCTGACGGACCCGATTTTCCAGGGCCTGGCCATCTCACTGCTGTTCGGGCTCGCTTCTTCGACCGCGCTGACCGTACTGGTGATTCCCGCGATTTACGTCGCCCTGCGCGGTCCGGACTGGCTGCCAGAGAAAAGAGGCACGGAACCTGCTGATACCGCAGGAACCGGACAGGAGGTACACAGCTGA